One region of Variovorax sp. J2L1-78 genomic DNA includes:
- the gmd gene encoding GDP-mannose 4,6-dehydratase, which translates to MKKRAVVTGITGQDGAYLAELLLEKGYVVYGTYRRTSSVNFWRIEELGIQDNPDLHLIEYDLTDLGSSMTLMKEAAPDEVYNLAAQSFVGVSFNQPDATAQITGMGALHLLEAIRLTNPKIRFYQASTSEMFGKVQAIPQVEETPFYPRSPYGVAKLFAHWMTINYRESYGIFGCSGILFNHESPLRGREFVTRKITDSVAKIKLGKIPVLELGNLGSQRDWGFAKEYVEGMWMMLQAEEADSFVLATNRTETVREFVDMAFKAAGYELRFEGEEQDEVGIDIATGKTLVRVNPKFYRPAEVDLLIGNPARAKEKLGWEPKTTLEELCAMMVKADLRRNTEGHSF; encoded by the coding sequence ATGAAGAAACGTGCGGTAGTCACCGGCATCACTGGCCAAGATGGCGCCTATCTGGCCGAGTTGCTGCTCGAGAAGGGCTATGTGGTCTATGGGACCTATCGCCGCACCAGTTCCGTCAACTTCTGGCGCATCGAAGAACTGGGCATTCAGGACAACCCGGACCTCCACCTGATCGAATACGACCTGACCGACCTGGGCAGCTCGATGACGCTCATGAAGGAAGCGGCGCCCGACGAGGTCTACAACCTGGCGGCACAGAGCTTTGTCGGCGTGAGCTTCAACCAGCCCGATGCCACGGCGCAAATCACCGGCATGGGCGCACTGCACCTGCTGGAGGCCATCCGCCTGACCAACCCCAAGATCCGTTTCTACCAAGCCTCCACCTCCGAGATGTTCGGCAAGGTGCAGGCCATCCCCCAGGTGGAAGAGACCCCGTTCTACCCGCGCAGCCCCTACGGCGTGGCCAAGCTCTTCGCACACTGGATGACGATCAACTACCGCGAGAGCTACGGCATCTTCGGCTGCAGCGGCATTCTGTTCAACCACGAGAGCCCGCTGCGCGGACGCGAGTTCGTCACCCGCAAGATCACCGACAGCGTTGCGAAGATCAAGCTGGGCAAGATCCCCGTGCTCGAACTGGGCAACCTCGGCTCGCAGCGAGACTGGGGATTCGCCAAGGAATATGTCGAGGGCATGTGGATGATGCTGCAGGCCGAGGAAGCCGATAGCTTCGTGCTGGCGACCAACCGGACCGAGACGGTGCGCGAGTTCGTCGACATGGCGTTCAAGGCGGCCGGCTATGAGCTGCGCTTCGAAGGGGAAGAGCAGGATGAAGTCGGTATCGACATCGCAACCGGCAAGACCCTGGTACGCGTCAATCCCAAGTTCTACCGCCCCGCGGAGGTCGATCTGCTGATCGGCAATCCGGCGCGCGCCAAGGAGAAGCTGGGCTGGGAGCCGAAGACCACGCTCGAGGAACTGTGCGCGATGATGGTGAAAGCCGATCTACGCCGGAATACAGAGGGGCATTCTTTCTGA
- a CDS encoding FkbM family methyltransferase, with protein MDFAQSAARLIAARDIDLALDVGANAGQFGTLLRERYRYAGKIISFEPLDDAYARLAQTASGDPQWQCVKTALGDAEGMSVINVSANSWSSSLLDVMPKSLGFEPSIGYIGQQDVTIRRLDALVRELCPNTQSIFLKLDVQGYETQVLLGALAILDRVKLIQIETSLLLVYAGEPLIGDMVKSLDFLGFRIVAVEPGWSDPETGELLQMDLMLARK; from the coding sequence ATGGACTTCGCGCAATCAGCGGCCAGACTTATCGCCGCCAGGGACATCGACCTTGCGCTGGATGTCGGTGCGAACGCCGGTCAGTTCGGAACGCTGTTGCGCGAGAGGTATCGGTACGCGGGAAAGATCATCTCTTTCGAGCCGCTCGACGATGCATACGCCCGGCTGGCACAGACGGCAAGCGGGGATCCGCAGTGGCAGTGCGTGAAGACAGCACTTGGCGATGCCGAGGGCATGTCGGTCATCAATGTGTCCGCCAACTCCTGGAGTAGTTCTCTCTTGGACGTGATGCCCAAGAGCCTGGGGTTCGAGCCATCTATCGGCTATATCGGCCAACAGGATGTGACCATTCGCCGATTGGACGCGCTAGTTCGCGAACTTTGCCCAAACACCCAGTCAATCTTCCTCAAGCTCGACGTGCAAGGGTATGAGACACAGGTTCTGCTTGGCGCACTCGCTATTCTTGATCGCGTGAAACTGATCCAGATCGAGACGTCATTGCTGCTCGTCTATGCGGGTGAGCCCTTGATCGGGGACATGGTGAAAAGTTTGGACTTCCTAGGCTTCAGGATCGTGGCCGTCGAGCCCGGCTGGAGCGACCCCGAGACGGGCGAGTTGCTGCAGATGGACCTGATGCTTGCCCGCAAGTAA
- a CDS encoding WbqC family protein gives MKKIAIVQSNYIPWKGYFDLIALVDEFVLFDDMQYTRRDWRNRNQIKTPQGVQWLTVPVLVKGKYTQKINETEIDGTDWAALHWRAFEQNYRRAPHFEEIAGWLAPIYQSTSTPSHLSTLNRRLLEAVCAYLGIETRITSSSDYALSDGKTERLADLCVQAGADEYISGPAARDYVDAAVFADRGVTLRWFDYAGYPEYPQLWGDFIHGVTVLDLLFNCGKRAPEFMRYVKA, from the coding sequence ATGAAGAAAATCGCCATCGTCCAATCCAACTACATCCCCTGGAAAGGGTATTTCGACCTCATCGCGCTGGTCGATGAGTTCGTGCTTTTCGACGACATGCAGTACACCCGCCGAGACTGGCGCAACCGCAACCAGATCAAGACGCCGCAGGGCGTCCAGTGGCTGACGGTGCCAGTGCTCGTCAAGGGCAAGTACACGCAAAAGATCAACGAAACGGAGATCGACGGCACTGATTGGGCGGCGCTGCACTGGAGGGCGTTTGAGCAGAACTACCGCCGGGCCCCGCACTTCGAAGAGATTGCAGGCTGGCTCGCGCCGATCTATCAGTCGACCAGCACCCCTTCGCACCTGTCGACACTGAACCGCCGTCTGCTGGAGGCGGTATGCGCCTACCTGGGCATCGAGACACGCATCACCAGCTCGTCCGACTACGCGCTGTCCGACGGCAAGACCGAGCGGCTCGCCGACCTGTGCGTCCAGGCGGGAGCCGATGAGTACATCTCGGGGCCCGCAGCGCGCGACTATGTCGATGCAGCGGTGTTCGCGGATCGGGGGGTTACCTTGCGCTGGTTCGACTATGCCGGCTACCCCGAGTATCCGCAGCTCTGGGGTGACTTCATCCATGGCGTGACCGTACTTGATCTCCTCTTCAACTGCGGCAAGAGAGCACCTGAGTTCATGAGGTACGTGAAGGCATGA